The nucleotide sequence ttcaagggGACTAAACTAGACTGCatcctattttttattatggaCTAGAACAGTGTTTTAAAACTTGAACCGAACGGTCCATTCTATAGTACTGTTTGGTTATTTTACCAATTCGATCACGGATTAGTCCCGATTTGAGCAATTTAAGGAAGTTGAATCATGATTCAGATGTCTTGCCGGTTTGATATTTTGTTCGGTTTTTAAAACATGAGACTAATTATGATTGTTTACTCCATTTTTTAACGATTGAGGTATGGATGATTTTGATTGATAAATTaacattcaattattttattcagGATTGCCAACAATGGCTAAGGTTGGAAGAGTGAGGTGTTCAATGGAGGGAAAACCTTCTTCAGTGAATGAAAGCAACTCAAACATTGGAATGGGATCATCTTTGTTTGCAGCTGCATGTGCTGCAGCCATGTCAAGCCCAGCAGCCATGGCATTGGTGGATGAAAGAATGAGTACTGAAGGAACCGGACTTCCCTTTGGACTCAGCAACAATCTTCTTGGATGGCTCCTTTTTGGTGTGTTCGGTTTTATCTGGGCTCTCTATTTTATTTACGCTTCGGGTCTTGAAGAGGATGAAGAGTCTGGATTATCCCTTTAAATTGCTTGAAATGAATCATGGAATTTAGCAAAGTACTTCAGTTATTTTCTGTGATGATATGTATCTATGTAATAACttgtgttgttgattattaccttttcttttcttaaactCTCAATCTtcattactttgtttttttttctttcttttcaaataacCAACTGAGGTATAAAATTAAAGTAACGTTACATAAGGGTGGCAATGTGATCCACCAA is from Medicago truncatula cultivar Jemalong A17 chromosome 1, MtrunA17r5.0-ANR, whole genome shotgun sequence and encodes:
- the LOC25484344 gene encoding photosystem II reaction center W protein, chloroplastic; translated protein: MATISATTTTASITRACLAQKRPLSVSSSPVLGLPTMAKVGRVRCSMEGKPSSVNESNSNIGMGSSLFAAACAAAMSSPAAMALVDERMSTEGTGLPFGLSNNLLGWLLFGVFGFIWALYFIYASGLEEDEESGLSL